In Lycium barbarum isolate Lr01 chromosome 9, ASM1917538v2, whole genome shotgun sequence, the DNA window CTGTGATACATATGGAGAGATACTGTAAAGATTCATTTACTCCAACTACTGCTCAAAGAACAGAAAATACAGTTCTCCAGTCATGGATTCTGCTTAATTTTAGAACAGTCGGAACTTATGAGGTGTAACCATTAACTCTTGAAAAAAATTAAACGACAAGCATTTCTGGTTTGGAAGTAGGAAAAAATATCAACTCAGAGTTGCTATTTCTTTATTTTACATAATATTGAAGCAAACATTTCAGTGATGGAAATAAATGCTATCAATCATTGGTCATTGGGTTGGCATTGTTGAAGTGGCATTTAATTATGGAACAAGTTTACAACTTGCATCCCTCCAATAAGCCCTTAATCACAATGAAACTTGGTACAGTTTTAAACTTCGTAGCTACTTCGTGTAGGGCTGCATTGCTTGTTGGACACATCAATTACTTGTTACAGTACCTTCTTAAGTTCTCTGCTTAGAAGATTTTCTTCTCTTTAAAAATATTGTGGAGGTCATAGATACAGAACATATAATATTTGGTTTATAAAAAAAGGGATAATGTTTGACCAAATATGGCTCTGCAACAGAAATGCTTTCCAGGCCTTTGACATTTTGCATTTTCAGTACAAACAAGTTGAAATCATCCTGTTATATCCTGCTCTTTATTCTAACAGCTGTATGGTTTATAATGTCTGTTCTATATCTCTACATTAATTTGTCTGTTTTTCAGGTTGACTTTCAAACAACAAGATTTATCATCGCTGGTTCAGTATTGTTGAGGTAGATGCGAGCTTGGTAGTAATGTCTGTACTCATTGAAGGGCTTCCTGATGCTGTTGCCTTAAGGTGTCTTGCACGGGTTCCGCTATATCTTCATCCCAAGTTAGAACTTGTTTCCCATTCCTGGCAAGCTGCTATTCGAAGTAGTGAACTATTCAAGGCAAGAAAGGAGGTTAATTCATCTGAAGAATTTTTATGTGTCTGCGCCTTCGACCCTGATAATTTATGGCAGCTTTACGATCCTATGCGTGATCTTTGGATTACCCTCCCACTTCTTCCCTCAAACATCAGACATCTTGCTCACTTTGGTGTGGTTTCTACTGCTGGAAAACTCTTTGTTCTAGGTGGCGGTAGCGATGCTGTGGATCCATTGACTGGTGACCAAGATGGAAGTTTTGCCACTGATGAGGTCTGGTCATATGACCCCGTAACCCGAGAATGGAGTCTGTGCGCGTCTATGATTGTGCCTCGAGCCATGTTCGCTTGTTGTGTGTTTGATGGGAAGATAGTTGTTGCAGGGGGTTTTACTAACTGCAGAAAGTCAATTTGTAGAGCAGAAATATATGATCCCGAGAAGAATGTTTGGGATCCGATCCCTGATCTCCATCACACACACAACTCTGCATGCTCAGGAGTGGTTATTGACGGTAAAGTTCACGTATTGCACAAAGGTTTGTCAACCGTTCAGGTTTTGGAAAACGTGAAACAGGGTTGGACCGTGCATGAGTATGGTTGGCTCCAAGGCCCGATGGCTGTTGTTAAGGGAGAGCTTTATGTACTGAGTCATTGGCTCATTTACAGGCAGGAAAGAGAAACAAGGAAGATGGTAGTTTCAGCATCTGAGTTCCGTAGAAGAATTGGATTTGCAATGATAGGTCTGGGAGATGATATCTATATTGTTGGAGGGGTTATGGGACCCGAGCGATGGAATTGGGACATTAAATTGCTGTCTGATGTTGATGTTCTGACACTTGGGAGTGAGAGACAAGTGTGGCGTCAAGTTACTCCAATGACAAGGTGTAGAGGTACGGTCCTTGGCTGCACGCAGATTAGAATATAGGTCATGTATAATGGATCGAATTCCATTGCAGTTTTCGATACCTTGAATGCTGACGATTTTTAACATGAAAAATACACGTATTTGCATCAAGGAGGTTTCTTTTCTCGAAATTTTCGTTTCCTTGTGTTGTAGGTATGGAGATAAATTAGTTTGTTGCTCTGCTTGATTCTTTTCTATAAGCAATGGGTATGTTTTGTCTATTGTCAGCAAAGTGGCCTAAACCTTTTTGGTCTTTTTCTGTTAGCGCCAAATCAAGAAATATCCATGTATTAGGATAAACAAAATCATAGTTCAGCCACAGGATGGGCAATTGAGATTCTAAATTATAGTATTTCTCATTGTTACTGCCTTAATCTACCAAGCACTAAAAGGGCTTAGTTTAGCAGTGAATTGCTTTGGACATCTAACCTTCAATAGGTAAATTAGGACTGTCATGCTGGTATCAGTGTTATGTAGGGAGTAACCATAAATCTCTTGGCTTGCCATTTCAATCAACCTGACTGCTTATTGCTGTGAGTTGTTAGCAGTCCTGTTCTCGAGTCAAGTTGGGGCGTCATTGCATTCTTGCAAAAAGAAAGAGTGCAGTGCTAGATGGTGTCGAGTCAAGCTGAGGCATCATTGCATTCTGTtaagtccggaaccaaaatgcccctaaaaaaatcactttgaaccaaaataccccaaacaaaaaaaaaagttaccaaagtacctatagcgcagtattttactgcgttatagaaaaaaaaaatctataacgcagtatgcAGTATACAAaagagtaccaaaaaaaaaaaaaaattggccaactttattttttgcaacacttagtgtttttttccatactttaaccaataattagtcgtgtgtcaagattctgaaacgtcaatattttatatagaatctgatatttttttctgcgtataataatgtaggcccaatacatcaaggatacgtagacgttcggattgtcattttaggggttgaaaaggtgtccgaagtaagttttgtttgaaaaaacttagtgttttttccatactttgaccaacgattagtcgtgtgtcaagactccgaaacgtcaatattttatatagaacttgatatttttttctgtgtacaataatgtaggcccaatatatcaaggatacgtagacgttcggatcgtcattttaggggttgaaaaggtgttccaagtaagttttgtttgaaaaaacttagtgttttttccatactttgaccaacgattagtcgtgtgtcaagattctgaaacgtcaatattttatatagaacttgatatttttttctgcgtacaataatataggcccaatacatcaaggatacgtagacgttcggatagtcattttaggggttgaaaaggtgcccgaagtaagttttgtttggaaactttagggtgttttattttttaagattttgatttaagtgtgttatttttttatcaagacataactttattttgaatataaatataattctaaaaaatatagggagaagaACTAGTTATAAAGTGGtgaaactttagatggtcataactttgcgctcggacgtctgttttacgcgtttttttttttttttgaacttgcgtattttttcgagatcttaCGCGGGCAAACCGCctggccgagccgattttaaaaaaaacatcttttatcccattcaatttcaatttttccccaaattagcctgaaattttcagtttaatttacttataagacgatgatacgcaatagatttcaacgtaaaaatctcggggtaatgtagctgtgaatgtcaatttcacttctgcagtttcaatttttgaaaataaagctgattaattttctcgacatataaagttgactaaaataaccttacagtcaaacactaagttttttcaaacaaaacttacttcgggcaccttttcaacccctaaaatgacgatctgaatGTATACGTATCTTTGATGTATTGagtctacattattgtacgcagaaaaaaatatcaggttctttataaaatattgacgtttcggaatcttgacatATGACTAAtcgttggccaatttttttttggtactgtttctataatgcagtattttacagcgttatagaaaaaaaaattggtactcttttctataatgcagtattttactgcgttatagaaaaaacaaatttggtactgtttctataatgcagtattttactgcgttatagaaaaaaatattataacgcagtaaaatactgcgctatagcgcttcacggagacggagccgttaagtgctatagcgcagtattttactgcgctataggtactttggtaactttttttttgttgggatattttggttcaaagtgatttttttgagggcattttggttccggactctaagGGGAACCCGAACAAGTCAGTTATATGTGAAATTGAGTTTGGATGCATATCATGAATCTCGGCAATCAGTTAGTTGGTCATAACGATTGATTTATCAGTAGTTCAGTGCTCGAGTTACTACTCTTGTTACTCAATTCACAAGGACCTTTTATTTAATGCTAGCACGGGAACACACGAACATAACCTCTCTTTAAGCTGAAACATCTACTAGTATTAGatttttaaacataagatttttCGAACCATAAAAGAAACGTATAATGAAGTGTGTGAGGAGTTAATAAACGGGTTAAATTTGCTAGGTACAGTACAATAGTTAGAATACTATGTCTAGCCGACGTCATCGCTTTGGAGAATTTtgtgttaggtgtggaattggccaaacaagtcaattcttttgttcacatagtcgtgatgtaagcgcttacctcatgatagtcgtgatgtaagcgcttacctcatcataggaaattcattcctataaataggtagcttatggttcatttgaaaacacaccaaattgaagaagacaacacatcccaaagagagagaaaaatctaagagaaatactcttagtgaaaggcctaagtaagagaaggtctttgagagaattttctgtggtaaaattcttgagtgtaattggaattggggttgtgaggttgagtgttgtaaacacttgtaatatttcttctttaataagatctgcagcagcaacgtggacgtagctctcacattgagggtgaaccactataaatctgtgtgtgctatttattcttcgcttacatcacggcgtaagtagattctgtctaaggaggttggtatttaagtggtccagctgtgaccctccaatctttcctgggaacctgcttacaaaggtcggatttgggattcaaatcctaacaactggtatcagagcaacaggttgtgttgtgatttagaaacgatgggaggcgaagatggtacgacgcacggcatcggtaaattcgatggtacagactttgcgttctggagaatgcaaattgaagattatttatatggcagaaagcttcatgaacctctgagtccgaaaccagaggagatgaagcaagcagattggaatctcctcgacagacaagttctgggagtcattcggctgacgctgtcgaagaacgttgctcacaacgtggcaaaggagaagaccaccgcagatatgatgaaggtattatctgacatgtatgagaaaccttcggcaaataataaggtatttctcatgaagaaactatttcatctaaagatgatggaaaatgctcatgttgctgcacacgtaaatgaattcaataccattgtaaatcaattgtcatcggtaaaaattgatttcgatgatgaagtgcaagctctaattttgttggcatccctaccaaatagctgggagccaatgagagcagcggttagtaattctgtcggcagtgacaaattaaagttcaacgatgttagggatcgtatccttgctgaggaagtgcgcaggacagattctggagaggcatcgatgagttctgcttttaatgttgaaaaccgaagcagaaattatgacagaaactacaaccgaaataggggcagatcgaagtcaaggaatggcaggggtcaatccagaccaggacgaacacatgagtgttggaactgtggaaaaccaggtcacttcaagaagaactgcagggcgccaaagaaggaggacaacaagggggctggaatcaacgctgctacggaagacattggcgatgcgttattgctatcggttgacagcccgatagactcttgggtgcttgactcaggagcgtcctttcataccaccccacatcatgatataatgacaaactacgtggctgggaatctcggcaaagtttatttagccgatggagagccgctagacgttgttggcacgggagacattaatttgaagatgtcaaatggatcctcgtggaagattacaaaagttagacatgttccaaagctgatgcgaaacctgatctcagtaggtcagcttgatgatgagggatatgatctcaattttggtaatgggtcttggaaggtggcgaaaggtgctatggtagttggccgaggaaagaagattgacactctctacatgacggatagctgtcgtgatattgttgctgtggttgacaacacaaagaagacagatttgtggcattgtcggcttgggcatatcagccagaaggggatgaagctgttggtgacaaatggcttaattccggagctaaagacggtggaccttcatacgtgtgagagctgcattctcggaaaacaaaagcgagtaagcttctcaagtgcaggcagagagttgaaggtcgaaaagctggaattggtgcacacagacgtgtggggacctaccactgtaccctcccttggaggatcacactactacgtgaccttcattgatgattcaaccaggaaggtatgggtttattttatgaaaaataaatccgatgtgtttagtgtattcaaaagatggaaagccatggtcgagaatgaaacaaacctcaagttgaagtgtttgaggtccgacaacggcggagaatacactgatggtgatttcaaacggtactgtgccgataatgggatcaagatgatgaagactattcctggaacgccgcaacagaatggagtagccgaaagaatgaaccgaacgttgaacgagcgtgctcggagtatgagaatacactctggactgcccaagacattctgggcagatgcagtcaataccgcggccttcttaattaaccgaggaccgtcagttcccttggatttcagaattccagaagaagtctggagtggcaagaaggtaaatctttcatttctgaaagtgttcggttgcttatcatatgttcataatgatgatacggctagaagcaagcttgatccaaaatcaaagaagtgttactttattggctatggtgacaccgagcttgggtaccgattttgggatgaacaaaatcggaaaatcatccgaagcaggaatgttgtctttagcgaagaggtactgtacaaagacaagctgcaaaagaattcagaatgtcaggacaaggaatcggaaatagtcgatttgagggactttccggcacctgagccgcagccaggtacaaccgaggcagaggaacaaacaatccgagaaggtgctgatgaaagtgctgattctgaaacaaatgaacagacgccaatcacagagctgcgtagatcatccaggatcaggaagccgcttcacaggtactccccatccctcaactacattctactcactgatagaggggagccggaatgttatgaagaagcaatgcaagtcgatgaatcgactaagtgggagctggcaatgaaggatgaaatggattcactatcggcaaatcatacatgggaattatccgagttgccaaaggataaaaaggcattgcaaaacaaatgggtttatcggataaaggaagaacccaatggaagcaagcgttataaagcaaggctggttgcaaagggatttcaacagaaagaaggaatcgactatacggagatcttctctcccgtagtcaagatggtgactatcagaactgttcttggactggtagcaaaggaaaatctacatctgcaacagatggacgtgaaaactgcatttcttcacggtgatctagacgaggaaatctacatgcgacagccggagggattcaaagtcaaaggaaaggagaatctggtgtgcaaacttcaaaagagtctgtacggactaaaacaggctccaagacagtggtatttaaagtttgacagctttatgaagaaagctgatttttcaaggtgcgaggcagatcactgctgttacttcaaaaaatttgaagactcgtacatgatactgctactctgtgtcgacgacatgctaatcgtaggagcaaacctacaggagattgatcggttgaaaaaagggttatcggaagagtttgcaatgaaggatttgggagctgcaaagcaaatccttgggatgagaatcgaccgaagcaaggagggcatcaaactctcacaagaagaatatgtgaggaaagttatcaaaaggtttaacatgcatgatgccaagccagtcagcactcccttggctggacactttcggttgtcaaaggatcagtcgccgacaaccgaggatgagaagaagcagatggacaagataccttatgcatctgcaatcggtagtcttatgtatgcaatgatatgtacaaggccagacattgcacatgcagtgggagttgtcagccgatttatgagcaatccgggaaagcaacactgggaggctgtgaagtggatattcagatatctgaaaggcagctcgagttcagctctgtatttccgaaaatcaaaaacaggattgcaagggtatgttgatgctgacaacggtggtgatattgatagcagaaagagcacatccgggtatgtttacaccttcggaggtactgcaatctcttgggtttccaagttgcaaaagatagtagctctctctagttgtgaggctgagtacgttgctgtgacggaggccacaaaggaaatgatgtggctacaaacttttctgcgggaattggatcaggaccacgagggaagtgtgctatattgtgatagccaaagcgccattcatttggcaaagaatccggtttaccatgctcgaacgaagcacatacaactccggtaccatttcattagatcagctttggaagatggagcgctggtgcttgagaagatcgcagggagtcagaatccagcagacatgctgacaaaggcagtgacgatagacaaactgaagctatgctcaacttcagttggcctgcacgaagtatgaaagtaggaaagagctgctgcatcgatcaaagtgtgaagacaaattaaaattagtcttcaagtgggagatttgttaggtgtggaattggccaaacaagtcaattcttttgttcacatagtcgtgatgtaagcgcttacctcatgatagtcgtgatgtaagcgcttacctcatcataggaaattcattcctataaataggtagcttatggttcatttgaaaacacaccaaattgaagaagacaacacatcccaaagagagagaaaaatctaagagaaatactcttagtgaaaggcctaagtaagagaaggtctttgagagaattttccgtggtaaaattcttgagtgtaattgggattggggttgtgaggttgagtgttgtaaacacttgtaatatttcttctttaataagatctgcagcagcaacgtggacgtagctctcacattgagggtgaaccactataaatctgtgtgtgctatttattcttcgcttacatcacggcgtaagtagattctgtctaaggaggttggtatttaagtggtccagctatgaccctccaatctttcctgggaacctgcttacaaagatcggatttgggattcaaatcctaacatttTGTATATAAGGGGAGAAATAAGATAAGAGTGATGAAAATGGAAAAGAGCTAAAATCGCATTTCACATAAAATTTggagggcaatttgcaggattgtcggggtggtctttaaattttgtccttaaGACAAAATTTGCATGggcttgtaatttttttttttttgctggggttcgaacccacaacctggGGTGTTAGGCGAAAGACAAAATTTAAGATCACcaatttgaagggtaaaaattaaagaccaccccaaatgaaggacaatccgcttaaaaaaataaaaaaacaagaaATTTGAACACCTAAGAAAAGAAAACGTAAGCAAAGATATAAGTTTGAGAAATGAATAAAACAAGATGGGACTTCTAAAAGGACCAAGAGAGAGGGgaaacaaaaataaagaaaataaaagaaattaagGGAAGacgaagaaggaaaaaaaagaaaagcaaaTAAGTAGTACCTTTTGGATTGTGATGTGTCAAGTAGGGGTGGGCATGATACGGTATAAGTATGGTATTTAAAATTACGGTATAGTAATTTTGGTTTTTtatttctaaaaatactatattattaccgtaccaaattaattcggtatgagTCAGTATTTTAAACTTCAGTTTCGGTATTTTATGGTACGATAAATCGGTACTATAATTTGTCcgacttcgacttacatatactcatatcgtgGAGAATTATGACCGCCACTACTT includes these proteins:
- the LOC132610897 gene encoding F-box/kelch-repeat protein SKIP30 — protein: MSVLIEGLPDAVALRCLARVPLYLHPKLELVSHSWQAAIRSSELFKARKEVNSSEEFLCVCAFDPDNLWQLYDPMRDLWITLPLLPSNIRHLAHFGVVSTAGKLFVLGGGSDAVDPLTGDQDGSFATDEVWSYDPVTREWSLCASMIVPRAMFACCVFDGKIVVAGGFTNCRKSICRAEIYDPEKNVWDPIPDLHHTHNSACSGVVIDGKVHVLHKGLSTVQVLENVKQGWTVHEYGWLQGPMAVVKGELYVLSHWLIYRQERETRKMVVSASEFRRRIGFAMIGLGDDIYIVGGVMGPERWNWDIKLLSDVDVLTLGSERQVWRQVTPMTRCRGTVLGCTQIRI